In Euphorbia lathyris chromosome 9, ddEupLath1.1, whole genome shotgun sequence, the following are encoded in one genomic region:
- the LOC136205248 gene encoding uncharacterized protein, which translates to MASATPSENSSGSSVDLPVLSRESLSSSLKGDNKSISSQRIQQMYEEISVIKERLNEANQHLDDLLNLVSVFEDEPPSPKQSQPPSQKQLPPPRRSSQKLPSPSIQSAFSAYQRGGSQPRLGGTRSQPRSGGTQSGGTRSRPQPWTY; encoded by the exons ATGGCGTCTGCTACTCCTTCAGAAAACTCATCAGGTTCATCTGTTGATCTCCCG GTTTTGTCAAGGGAATCATTGTCATCATCATTGAAGGGAGATAATAAGAGCATCAGCAGCCAGAGGATACAGCAGATGTATGAGGAAATAAGTGTGATAAAAGAACGTCTCAATGAAGCAAATCAACATCTTGACGATCTACTCAACCTTGTTTCTGTTTTTGAGGACGAACCGCCGTCGCCAAAACAATCGCAACCACCGTCACAAAAACAATTACCACCACCACGAAGATCGTCGCAGAAACTACCATCACCTAGTATTCAATCTGCCTTCAGTGCTTATCAACGGGGAGGATCACAACCGCGACTAGGAGGAACCCGATCACAACCACGATCAGGGGGAACACAATCAGGAGGAACAAGATCGCGACCACAACCATGGACGTACTAG